One Ricinus communis isolate WT05 ecotype wild-type chromosome 1, ASM1957865v1, whole genome shotgun sequence DNA window includes the following coding sequences:
- the LOC8259914 gene encoding LOW QUALITY PROTEIN: ethylene response sensor 1 (The sequence of the model RefSeq protein was modified relative to this genomic sequence to represent the inferred CDS: inserted 2 bases in 1 codon): protein MGIMESCDCIDTQWHHEELLVKYQYISDVLIAFAYFSIPVELIYFVQKSAFFPYRWVLMQFGAFIVLCGATHFINLWTFTMHSKAVAVVMTIAKISCAIVSCATALMLVHIIPDLLSVKTRELILKNKAEELDREMGLILTQEETGRHVRMLTHEIRSTLDRHTILRTTLVELGRTLGLEECALWMPSRSDMTLQLSHTLNYQIQVGINVPINLPVVNEVFNSARAMRIPYTCPLARIRPLVGRYTPPEVVAVRVPLLHLSNFQINDWPDLSAKNYAIMVLILPTDSARKWRDHELELVEVVADQVAVALSHAAILEESMRARDQLMEQNIALKLARREAEMAIHARNDFLAVMNHEMRTPMHAIIALSSLLLETELTSEQRAMIETILKSSNLLATLTNDVLDLSRLEDGRLVLEIQIFNLHEVFREVVNLIKPIASLKKLSMTLIMAPDLPVLAVGDEKRLMQTILNVVGNAVKYTKEGYVSVIVSVAKPDSLRDWHPPEFYPMSSDGHFYLRIQVKDSGCGVLPQDIPLIFTKFNQPRSGSSRNNGGAGLGLAICKRFVSLMGGHIWIESEGLDKGTNATFIVKLAICXHQAAPKGRANHASADFTGYKPLFRDNDGVPFSNQRYQRSL, encoded by the exons ATGGGAATAATGGAGTCCTGTGACTGCATTGACACACAATGGCACCATGAGGAACTTCTTGtgaaatatcaatatatatcgGATGTCTTGATTGCCTTCGCGTACTTCTCAATTCCTGTCGAGCTCATTTATTTTGTGCAAAAATCCGCTTTCTTTCCATATAGATGGGTGCTCATGCAATTTGGTGCTTTCATTGTTCTTTGTGGAGCAACTCACTTCATAAACTTGTGGACATTCACCATGCATTCTAAAGCTGTTGCCGTGGTGATGACTATTGCAAAAATTTCTTGTGCCATTGTATCATGCGCAACTGCATTGATGCTTGTTCATATTATTCCTGATCTGCTGAGTGTTAAAACTCGAGAATTGATTCTGAAGAACAAGGCTGAAGAACTTGACAGGGAAATGGGCCTCATTCTTACACAAGAAGAAACTGGAAGGCATGTAAGAATGCTGACTCATGAAATCAGAAGCACACTTGACAGACATACAATACTGAGAACTACTCTTGTTGAGTTGGGTAGAACCTTAGGCCTGGAGGAATGTGCACTGTGGATGCCTTCACGGTCTGATATGACTCTGCAACTTTCTCATACCCTAAACTACCAAATACAAGTTGGAATAAATGTGCCAATAAATCTTCCTGTTGTTAATGAAGTCTTCAACAGCGCTCGAGCAATGCGTATACCTTATACCTGTCCACTGGCTAGGATCAGACCTCTTGTTGGTAGATACACACCACCAGAGGTTGTTGCTGTTCGTGTACCTCTTCTACATCTTTCAAACTTCCAAATCAATGATTGGCCCGACCTCTCTGCAAAAAATTATGCCATCATGGTTCTGATTCTTCCCACAGACAGTGCTAGAAAATGGCGGGACCATGAGTTGGAACTTGTTGAAGTCGTTGCAGACCAG GTAGCAGTTGCTCTTTCACATGCTGCTATTCTGGAAGAGTCTATGCGAGCACGTGATCAACTCATGGAGCAGAATATTGCTTTGAAGTTAGCTCGTAGAGAAGCAGAAATGGCAATTCATGCTCGCAATGATTTCCTTGCCGTGATGAACCATGAAATGAGGACGCCAATGCATGCAATCATTGCATTGTCTTCGCTCCTTTTAGAGACTGAGCTGACTTCTGAACAGAGAGCGATGATTGAGACAATATTAAAGAGCAGCAACCTCTTGGCAACACTTACTAATGATGTTTTAGATCTTTCTAGACTTGAAGATGGCAGACTTGTATTAGAAATCCAAATCTTCAACCTTCATGAGGTCTTCAGAGAG GTTGTCAATTTGATAAAGCCCATTGCATCTCTAAAGAAGTTGTCTATGACTTTGATCATGGCCCCAGATTTACCTGTGCTTGCCGTTGGGGATGAGAAACGTCTTATGCAAACTATTTTAAATGTAGTAGGTAATGCTGTCAAGTACACGAAGGAGGGCTATGTTTCAGTTATAGTTTCTGTTGCGAAACCAGATTCTCTGAGAGACTGGCATCCTCCTGAGTTTTACCCGATGTCGAGTGATGGCCACTTCTATCTACGAATACAG GTAAAGGATTCTGGTTGTGGCGTTCTTCCACAAGACATCCCACTCATCTTTACCAAATTCAATCAGCCCCGAAGTGGATCTAGCAGAAATAATGGTGGTGCAGGACTTGGACTTGCCATCTGCAAACG GTTTGTTAGTCTAATGGGAGGCCATATATGGATTGAGAGTGAAGGCCTCGACAAAGGTACCAATGCTACATTCATTGTCAAACTTGCGATTTG GCACCAAGCCGCACCCAAAGGTCGAGCAAACCATGCAAGTGCAGATTTTACTGGATATAAACCATTATTCAGAGATAATGATGGGGTGCCCTTTTCCAATCAGCGCTACCAGAGAAGTCTGTAG